GGGCTGGCGGGCAGCCTGCGGGTGCGTCCCGGCACCGGGCCCGTGCACCGGCTCGAGGGCGCCTGGACCAGCCGGCGCTGGGTCCCGCACGTCACCCGCTTCTTCGAGACCGGCGGCACGACCGTGCTCGTCGGCACCCGCGGCCTGCTGGGCGAGGGTTGGGACGCCCGCTCGGTCAGCGGCCTGGTCGACCTCACGTCGGTCACCACGACCACCGCCGTCGTCCAGACCCGCGGCCGCGCGCTGCGCACCGACCCCGCCCGCCCCGACAAGGTCGCGATCAACTGGTCGGTCGTGTGCGTCAGCGACCGGCACCCCCGCGGCGACCGCGACTGGCAGCGGCTGGTCCGCAAGCACGCCGGATTCTTCGGCGTCGACGAGACCGGCGAGGTCGTCGACGGCGTCGGCCACATCGACCCGGCGTTCTCGCCCTACGCCCCGCCGGCCGACGCCGAGCTCGCCGCCGCCAACGCCCGGATGGTGCTGCGGGCCGAGGACCGCGCCGCGGTCCGGGAGCGCTGGCGGGTGGGGGAGCCGTACGCCGACCGGGCCGGCCGCACGGTCCGGGTCCGCCCGCGCCGCGCCGGCACCCTCGGGCAGGGGTCCGGCCCCGCGCCGGTGGTGGTGCGACCGGACGTGCTCGAGGCGCGCACACCGCTCCAGCGGCGTACCCCGGCGCGGGAGGTGGTGGCCGCGGGCGCGGTCGGCGGGGGAGCGATGGCCGTCGGCTTCCCCGCCGCCGACCTCGTGCCCACCGCCCTGGGCGTGACGGCGGGTGTGCTCCTGCTGGGCGTCGCGGTGGTGGTGGGGCTGCTCGTGCGGCGACGCACGCTGGCGACCCGGGGAGCCCGGCTGCTGGAGCAGGCGGCCGCCCCGCCGTCGGTGGGGCAGGTCGCCGCCGCGGTCGCGGACGCGCTGCACGCGTGCGGGCTGGTGGGGGCGGACTCGAGTGCCGTGGGCATCGACGTCGACCCGGGCGGGGAGTACCGCTGCCGCCTCGACGGGGTCGGCGAGGAGGAGTCCGCGGTGTTCGCGACGGCCCTGGACGAGGCCCTCGCGCCGGTGCTCGCGCCGCGTTACGTCCTGCCGCGGCACGTGGTCATCGCCCGCGAGCGCCCCACGGCCGAGCGGGTGCGCGCCGCGCTGGGTCGACCGCTCCAGCCCGACGGCGAGGTGTGGCACCCGGTGCCGACGGTGCTCGGGGTCCGGGCCGAGCGCGCGACGGCGTACGCCGCTGCCTTCGACCGGTGGGTCGGTGGCGGCGCACCCCTGTGGACCGGCTCGGCCGAGGGTGCCGGTGTGCTGGCCGCCCAGCGCGGCAGCGACCCCTTCGACGTCGCCACGGTGATGCGGCGGCACTGGACCTGAGCCCCGACCGGGCGTGCCGGTCTCAGCGGATCCGGGTGCTCTCGTCGTCCAGGAGCCGGCGCAGCAGGTGCCGGCACGCGGCACGCTCGGTCCGGAACACCCGCTCGTCGGTGCGCCGCCCACGCTCGGAGTAGTAGACGGCCCACCCGCGCTCGCGCCGCTCCAGCACGTACTGCTCGTTCGGCAGGCCTCCCGAGAGCCCGAAGGAGCGGCGGTCGACCCCCGCGGCGTGCAGCCGGCGCTGCAGCTCGGCGCGGTCGAGACGTCGACGTCGGCGCGGCGGGGTCATGTCGAGGAGGGTAGGCGCCCTCCGCCGCAGCCCATCCCCGGGACACGGGCTGCGAGCGGCCGAGAGCGGGCTGTCCCAGAGCCGACCTGCCCCGTCGCGGCCCCGGACAAACCACGCCGGCGTCGCCGGTCTGGACCGGACCGACGGGGGTCGGGAGACGGCGCCCGCGAGCCGGGGGACGGGAGCACCGGTCGCAGAGGACCTTGGACCCTGCGACCGGCCGCGGTCGCGGTGCACCGTGGAGGCATGACCACGACGCAGAGCCGCCAGAGCGGTCACGAGCCCGAGCGCCCCGTCCTCGTCGACCTCGACGAGGGGACCTGCTGGGGCCTGCTGGAGACGGCGGGCGTGGGCCGACTCGTCTGGGTCGACGCCGACGGCCCCGTCGCGGTGCCGGTGAACGTCGCCGTCTCCGACGGTGCGGTCGTGATCCGCACCGCGGCCTACTCCGCGATGGCGCGGGAGGTCGACGACAGCCGGGTCGCCCTCGAGGTGGACGACCTGGACCACGAGAGCCGCACCGGGTGGAGCGTGCTGGTGCGCGGGGTCGCCCGGGTCCTCTTCGAGCCCGCGCCGGCCGACGCGCCCACCGCCTGGCCCACGGGGAGCAAGTCCGCCACCGTGCGGATCCGCCCCACCAGGGTCACCGGTCGTCGGCTGGCCGCGCCGGCGACCGCGCGCACCACGGCGGGGACCCAGCCGTCCTGACCACGGAGGAGGGCAGAGCCCGTCGACCTCGTGCGTGAGGTGGCCGCCAGGCGGGCATGCTCGCGCGGTGCCCACGTTCCTCGACCTGCTCTACGACGAGGCGCCGCGCGCCGACTACGACGACCTCGTGGCCTCGCTCGTGGCCGCCGGCGCCGACCCCGAGGCGACCCGTCGTGAGTGCGACGTCGCCCTGCGGCTGCGTGACCTGGTGGCCAGGCAGCGCTCGCGCGAGGCCGAGCTGTCGGCGCTCTACCAGACCGCCCACGACCTCACCGCCCTCCGCGACGTGGACGCGGTGCTGGAGGCGATCGTCCGTCGGGCACGTCAGCTGCTGAAGGCGGACATGACCTACCTCTCGCTCAACGACGTCGATGACGGGACGGGCGAGGGCGCGTCCTACATGAAGGTCACCGACGGGGCCCTGACCGCCGAGTTCGAGCAGCTGCGGCTGCCGCTCGGCACCGGTCTGCTGGGCCTGGTGGCGCAGACGGGCGCGCCGTACTTCACCGCCGACTACCAGACCGACGCCCGCTTCGAGCACCGGCGCTACATCGACGCCGCGGTGGACGGCGAGCGCATCCGGGCCATCCTCGGCGTGCCCCTCCTGGTGGAGGGCCGGGTGATCGGTGCGCTCCTCGCGACCCACCGCACCGTGCGGCCCTTCCCGCCCGAGGAGGTGTCGTTGCTGACCTCCTTCGCCGCCCATGCCGCGGTGGCGCTGGAGAACGCGCGGCTCTTCGCCGAGCTGGACGCCGCCGCCCGCCGCATCGGTGAGCAGGCGGCCGCGGTGGACCGCGCCGCCGAGGCCCACGACCGGCTGACGGCGCTGGTCCTGCGCGGCAGCCCGCTCGACGAGGTGGTCGAGGTGCTGGGTCAGGTGCTCGGGCACGCCGTCGGGGTCCGCGACCGGGAGGGCCGACGGCTGGCCGGACCGGAGCCGATCCTGGTCGCCGAGGAGGTGCCGGTCGTGGCGGGCAGCGAGCGTCTGGGCTGCCTGGTCGTCCTGGGCGACCCCGACGGGGACGCGCACGGGCAGGTGCTGGACCCCGCCGAGCGACGGATCCTGGAGCGAGGGGCGGTGGTCGTGGCGCTGGTCCTGCTCTTCGCCCGCTCCGAGGAGGCGGCCGAGGCCCGCCTGGGGGGTGCGCTGATCGCCGACCTGCTGCGCGACCCGCAGGACCGTGCCGAGGTCGGCAGGCTGCGGGCGCGGGCGGCGCGGCACGGGGTCGACCTCGACGGCGGGTGCGTGGTGGCCGTGGCCCGCCTCGACGGCGTCGAGGCGGAGGTGGCCGCGCGTGCGGCGGTCCGGGCCGCGCGTGCCTCCGGCGGGCTGGTCGGGGTGCACGACGGGCAGGTCGTGCTCGTGGCCCGGGCCGACGACGGCCCGGTCGCCGTGGGGGAGGCGCTGGCCCGCAGCGTCGCGACGACCGGCGGCACCGCGACCGTCGGGATCGCCGCCGGGCCGCCCGACGCCCTCGGGTCCGGCCTGTCGGCGGCGTACGCCGAGGCTGCGCGCTGCGCGGAGGTGCTGGTCGTGCTGGGCCGGACCGGCGAGGTGAGCGACCCGGCGGGGCTCGGAGTCGCCCGCCTGGTGCTGGGCGGTGGTGGCCCCGAGG
This genomic window from Nocardioides marinus contains:
- a CDS encoding pyridoxamine 5'-phosphate oxidase family protein, whose protein sequence is MTTTQSRQSGHEPERPVLVDLDEGTCWGLLETAGVGRLVWVDADGPVAVPVNVAVSDGAVVIRTAAYSAMAREVDDSRVALEVDDLDHESRTGWSVLVRGVARVLFEPAPADAPTAWPTGSKSATVRIRPTRVTGRRLAAPATARTTAGTQPS
- a CDS encoding helix-turn-helix domain-containing protein yields the protein MPTFLDLLYDEAPRADYDDLVASLVAAGADPEATRRECDVALRLRDLVARQRSREAELSALYQTAHDLTALRDVDAVLEAIVRRARQLLKADMTYLSLNDVDDGTGEGASYMKVTDGALTAEFEQLRLPLGTGLLGLVAQTGAPYFTADYQTDARFEHRRYIDAAVDGERIRAILGVPLLVEGRVIGALLATHRTVRPFPPEEVSLLTSFAAHAAVALENARLFAELDAAARRIGEQAAAVDRAAEAHDRLTALVLRGSPLDEVVEVLGQVLGHAVGVRDREGRRLAGPEPILVAEEVPVVAGSERLGCLVVLGDPDGDAHGQVLDPAERRILERGAVVVALVLLFARSEEAAEARLGGALIADLLRDPQDRAEVGRLRARAARHGVDLDGGCVVAVARLDGVEAEVAARAAVRAARASGGLVGVHDGQVVLVARADDGPVAVGEALARSVATTGGTATVGIAAGPPDALGSGLSAAYAEAARCAEVLVVLGRTGEVSDPAGLGVARLVLGGGGPEALTDFVEDVLGPVLAWDETRGSALCRTVEAWFAAGGSPSGAATRLHVHPNTVAQRLARVDELLGRGWREPARALDVQLALRVVALRGVAPGDVPSAHI